In Nitrospirota bacterium, a genomic segment contains:
- the polA gene encoding DNA polymerase I, with product MTLYLIDGNSYIYRAFYAIKGLTDPQGRPTNAAFGFTNMLMKIVREKRPDALVVSFDRPERTERHEMYAAYKVHRKETPDELVEQIPLIKELIRAFRIPVFEVAGYEADDVLATLAQWGAGRGMEVFIVTSDKDMLQLVGGPIKVYDPMKDRVLGEEYVTERYGVPPARIVEYMALVGDASDNIPGLKGVGDKTAKDLLGRFGSLGELMENPGRIEKERLRKTVTEGRETIELSRRLAEIRCDVPLEIREGDIALKEPDWQALLRIFRERGFTSLMQRIPESSAGRAFEAVLTEERLREILEGVRDEFALRTLAPEGEGLLGLSLSTPAGESVYVPLAHRYEGTPRQMDLALVLGLLAPLFEDERVSKAGHDMKKDILALRAEGGRELRGTLLDVMVASYLLNPLRAGHTLETLALEYLSKRKKTLNGSAGLAALEVREAAQYMAEEAELARELEDVLFARISREGLDRAYYEMEMPLLTVLADMEEAGMRMDAGRLAELSKELVRELQSLKQRIYFLAGEEFNINSPRQLGRVLFERLGMKPGKRKKTGYSTEMSVLEELAREHELPREVLNWRTLAKLKNTYVDVLPRLVRKETGRLHTSFNQTVTATGRLSSTEPNLQNIPIRGAWGARIRECFAAEEGNILLSADYSQIELRLLAHLSGDAALGAAFHENRDIHARTASELFGVTPGEVTPEMRRVAKSVNFGVVYGISPFGLSESLGISREEAQRYITAYFASHPGVSAYISSVLEQAARDGYVATLMGRRRPIPELRSRNRSTRLLGERLAVNTPMQGSAADIIKLAMVRINRRLKDGRLRARMILQVHDELLFEAPEAEEPEVSRLVRKEMEGVVELSVPLKVEMGRGRNWAEAAH from the coding sequence ATGACCCTGTACCTTATTGACGGAAATTCCTATATCTACAGGGCTTTTTACGCCATCAAGGGGCTCACGGACCCCCAGGGCAGGCCCACCAACGCCGCCTTCGGCTTCACCAACATGCTCATGAAAATCGTCCGCGAGAAAAGGCCCGACGCCCTGGTGGTCTCCTTCGACAGGCCCGAGCGCACCGAGCGCCACGAGATGTACGCCGCGTACAAGGTGCACCGCAAGGAAACCCCCGATGAGCTCGTCGAGCAGATACCCCTCATCAAGGAGCTCATACGGGCGTTTCGCATCCCCGTCTTCGAGGTCGCGGGCTACGAGGCGGACGACGTCCTGGCCACCCTGGCCCAGTGGGGGGCGGGGAGGGGCATGGAGGTCTTTATCGTCACCAGCGACAAGGACATGCTGCAGCTCGTGGGCGGCCCCATAAAGGTCTACGACCCGATGAAGGACAGGGTGCTGGGCGAGGAGTACGTCACGGAGCGCTACGGCGTGCCGCCGGCGCGCATCGTCGAGTACATGGCCCTCGTGGGGGACGCCAGCGACAACATACCGGGCTTGAAGGGCGTGGGGGACAAGACGGCCAAGGATTTGCTCGGCCGCTTCGGCTCCTTGGGGGAGCTCATGGAAAACCCCGGGCGCATCGAGAAGGAGAGGCTCAGAAAGACGGTCACCGAAGGCAGGGAGACCATCGAGCTCAGCAGGCGGCTGGCCGAGATACGGTGCGACGTGCCCCTGGAGATACGGGAAGGGGACATCGCCCTGAAGGAGCCGGACTGGCAGGCCCTCCTCAGGATATTCCGGGAACGCGGCTTCACCTCCCTCATGCAGAGAATCCCGGAGAGCTCGGCCGGCCGGGCCTTCGAGGCCGTCCTCACGGAGGAAAGGCTCCGGGAAATTCTGGAGGGCGTAAGGGACGAGTTCGCCCTGCGCACCCTGGCTCCGGAGGGGGAGGGGCTTCTGGGCCTGTCCCTTTCCACCCCCGCGGGGGAGAGCGTTTATGTCCCCCTGGCCCACAGGTACGAGGGCACGCCCCGGCAGATGGACCTGGCCTTGGTCCTGGGGCTCCTGGCCCCGCTTTTTGAGGACGAGCGCGTCAGCAAGGCCGGCCATGACATGAAAAAGGACATCCTTGCCTTGCGGGCGGAGGGGGGGCGCGAGCTGCGGGGTACGCTCCTTGACGTCATGGTGGCCTCGTATCTGCTGAACCCCCTGAGGGCCGGGCACACGCTGGAAACACTGGCGCTTGAGTATCTTTCGAAGAGGAAGAAGACCTTGAACGGGAGCGCCGGCCTGGCCGCCCTGGAGGTGCGGGAGGCCGCACAGTACATGGCCGAGGAGGCCGAGCTTGCCCGCGAGCTGGAGGACGTGCTCTTTGCAAGGATATCCCGTGAGGGGCTCGACCGGGCCTACTACGAGATGGAGATGCCCCTTCTTACCGTGCTTGCGGACATGGAGGAGGCCGGCATGCGCATGGACGCCGGGAGGCTCGCCGAGCTGAGCAAGGAACTCGTGCGGGAGCTTCAGTCGCTGAAGCAGCGCATATACTTCCTGGCGGGCGAGGAGTTCAACATAAACTCCCCCCGGCAGCTCGGGCGGGTGCTCTTCGAGCGCCTGGGCATGAAGCCCGGGAAGAGAAAGAAAACGGGGTACTCCACGGAGATGAGCGTCCTGGAAGAGCTGGCCCGGGAGCACGAGCTTCCCCGGGAGGTCCTGAACTGGCGCACCCTGGCCAAGCTCAAGAACACCTACGTGGACGTCCTGCCGCGCCTGGTGCGCAAGGAGACCGGGCGCCTGCACACGTCCTTCAACCAGACGGTCACGGCCACCGGCAGGCTCTCCAGCACGGAACCGAACCTGCAGAACATACCCATCCGCGGCGCCTGGGGCGCGCGCATCAGGGAGTGCTTCGCGGCCGAGGAGGGAAACATCCTCCTCTCGGCGGACTACTCGCAGATAGAGCTCCGCCTCCTTGCACACCTGAGCGGGGACGCCGCCCTCGGGGCGGCTTTCCACGAAAACAGGGACATCCATGCACGGACGGCTTCGGAGCTCTTCGGAGTCACGCCCGGGGAGGTGACCCCCGAGATGCGCAGGGTGGCCAAGTCGGTGAACTTCGGCGTCGTCTACGGCATATCCCCCTTCGGCCTGTCCGAGTCCCTGGGCATAAGCAGGGAGGAGGCCCAGCGGTACATAACCGCCTATTTCGCCAGCCACCCCGGGGTGAGCGCGTACATTTCCTCCGTGCTGGAGCAGGCCGCGAGGGACGGTTACGTGGCCACGCTCATGGGTCGGCGGCGGCCCATACCCGAGCTGAGGAGCAGAAACAGGAGCACCCGCCTTCTGGGGGAGCGCCTGGCCGTCAACACGCCCATGCAGGGCTCGGCCGCCGACATCATCAAACTGGCCATGGTCCGGATCAACCGCCGCCTGAAGGACGGGCGGCTCCGTGCCAGGATGATCCTTCAGGTGCATGACGAGCTGCTCTTTGAGGCCCCGGAGGCGGAGGAGCCCGAGGTATCCCGGCTCGTCAGAAAAGAGATGGAGGGGGTGGTGGAGCTTTCGGTGCCCCTCAAGGTGGAGATGGGGAGAGGGCGCAACTGGGCGGAAGCGGCACACTGA
- a CDS encoding dihydroorotate dehydrogenase electron transfer subunit: MSPSSRASIPRGAVRSFGARVLDNSEVKKDTYVLRFFPLAETLPPRPGQFYMVGVGTGLEPLLKRPFCMFDHEEGRVHILYRVRGRGTELLRRVRPGETLAVLGPLGNAYPLPPRGKTPVVAAGGTAIASVFPLIKHLKGKAAVIYGARTVEEMVMMEELEGIARRLVLCTEDGTCGSAAMVPGMLDEFGLGPEHFLYVCGPRGMARAVLRLAAERSVKGVVSLEEFMACGIGACMGCAVRTPGGYRRVCKEGPVFKLDGVVL; the protein is encoded by the coding sequence ATGTCACCTTCCAGTAGAGCTTCAATACCCCGCGGGGCGGTGCGGAGCTTCGGGGCGCGCGTCCTTGACAACAGCGAAGTGAAGAAGGACACGTACGTTCTCCGCTTCTTCCCCCTCGCGGAAACACTCCCGCCCAGGCCGGGGCAGTTCTACATGGTGGGCGTGGGGACCGGCCTGGAGCCGCTTCTGAAAAGGCCCTTCTGCATGTTCGACCACGAGGAGGGCCGGGTGCACATCCTCTACCGCGTGCGGGGACGGGGCACGGAGCTTCTGAGACGCGTCCGTCCGGGGGAGACCCTGGCGGTCCTGGGCCCCCTCGGAAACGCCTATCCCCTGCCTCCCCGGGGCAAGACCCCCGTGGTGGCCGCCGGAGGGACGGCCATAGCCTCGGTCTTCCCGCTCATCAAGCATCTCAAGGGGAAGGCCGCGGTCATCTACGGGGCCAGGACCGTGGAGGAGATGGTCATGATGGAGGAGCTGGAGGGCATCGCCCGGAGGCTCGTCCTCTGCACCGAGGACGGCACCTGCGGCTCCGCGGCCATGGTCCCCGGGATGCTCGATGAGTTCGGTCTGGGGCCGGAGCACTTCCTCTACGTCTGCGGCCCCCGGGGCATGGCACGGGCCGTGCTCCGGCTGGCCGCGGAGAGGTCGGTCAAGGGGGTGGTCTCCCTCGAGGAGTTCATGGCCTGCGGCATAGGCGCCTGCATGGGCTGCGCCGTGCGCACGCCCGGGGGATATCGGCGGGTCTGCAAGGAAGGCCCCGTCTTCAAGCTCGACGGGGTGGTCCTCTGA
- a CDS encoding tyrosine-type recombinase/integrase — MDEAFALVEKPRGDDVLVLRDRAILELFYSSGLRVSELVGLDTGDLNPGEGLVKVMGKGRKERIVPVGRKALAALGAYTARRLHLKPESTALFLNARGGRLTARSVRRLVRRYSQMEALSGRVTPHTLRHSFATHLLHGGADLRVIQEFLGHASLSTTQKYTHLDVAHLMDVYDRAHPLAEEDDEPSGA; from the coding sequence GTGGACGAGGCCTTCGCCCTGGTGGAGAAACCCCGGGGAGACGACGTCCTCGTCCTCAGGGACAGGGCCATTCTGGAGCTTTTCTATTCAAGCGGCCTCCGGGTGAGCGAGCTTGTGGGCCTGGACACCGGGGACCTCAACCCGGGCGAAGGACTGGTCAAGGTGATGGGCAAGGGCAGAAAGGAGCGCATCGTGCCGGTGGGCCGGAAGGCCCTCGCGGCCCTCGGGGCGTACACGGCCCGGAGGCTCCACCTGAAACCGGAGAGCACCGCCCTTTTCCTCAACGCGCGCGGCGGGAGGCTCACGGCGCGGAGCGTGCGCCGCCTGGTGCGGCGGTACTCCCAGATGGAGGCCCTGAGCGGCAGGGTCACTCCCCATACGCTGAGGCACAGCTTCGCCACGCATCTTCTGCACGGGGGGGCGGACCTCAGGGTGATACAGGAGTTCCTGGGCCACGCATCGCTCAGCACCACCCAGAAGTACACCCACCTGGATGTGGCCCACCTGATGGATGTCTACGACAGGGCCCACCCGCTGGCCGAGGAGGACGACGAGCCCTCAGGAGCTTGA
- a CDS encoding DUF4912 domain-containing protein: MNEAFSGPPYAAGAMPPWAPEPVKPEPPGPPPPPPAAKAKAGVYVFAVDPSRLFAWWELPEGRPGSERLTLRLYDVTGADYRLFQKGSYKDVDVSPGERSAYLPVEPGRSYRVALGLREAGRGFALLAVSEAIAAPGEGPSEEEAVLPEEFLRYRPGPSSS; this comes from the coding sequence GTGAATGAGGCCTTCTCGGGCCCTCCCTATGCCGCCGGCGCCATGCCTCCCTGGGCACCCGAGCCCGTGAAGCCCGAGCCGCCGGGGCCGCCCCCTCCGCCTCCAGCGGCCAAAGCGAAGGCGGGCGTCTATGTCTTTGCGGTGGACCCGTCCCGCCTGTTCGCCTGGTGGGAGCTGCCCGAAGGGCGGCCCGGCAGCGAGCGGCTGACCCTGCGCCTCTATGACGTGACAGGGGCGGACTACCGTCTCTTTCAGAAGGGGAGCTATAAGGACGTGGACGTCTCCCCGGGGGAGAGAAGCGCCTATCTGCCGGTGGAGCCGGGACGGAGCTACAGGGTAGCCCTGGGCCTGAGGGAAGCGGGGCGGGGGTTTGCCCTTCTTGCCGTCTCGGAGGCCATTGCCGCCCCCGGCGAGGGTCCCTCGGAAGAAGAGGCCGTGCTGCCCGAGGAGTTTCTCCGTTACCGCCCTGGTCCCTCAAGCTCCTGA
- the greA gene encoding transcription elongation factor GreA, translated as MKRFPMTPEGHRKVKEELERLLKVERPRNVRDIAEARSHGDLSENAEYHAAKERQSFIEGRIQELQQKLARAQVIDPSQLNHDRVAFGATVTLLDLDTDDEVTYTLVGEEEADAKHGRISLSSPVGRSLLGRAVGDEVRIKAPARMLSYEVLDVTFQ; from the coding sequence ATGAAGAGATTTCCCATGACCCCCGAAGGCCACAGAAAGGTGAAGGAGGAGCTCGAGAGGCTCCTCAAGGTGGAGCGCCCCCGGAACGTTCGGGACATCGCCGAGGCCAGGAGCCACGGGGACCTCTCGGAGAACGCCGAATATCATGCTGCCAAGGAAAGACAGTCGTTCATAGAGGGCAGAATCCAGGAGCTTCAGCAGAAGCTGGCCCGCGCCCAGGTCATCGACCCGTCGCAGTTGAACCACGACAGGGTTGCCTTCGGCGCCACCGTAACGCTCCTGGACCTGGACACCGACGACGAGGTCACCTACACCCTGGTGGGAGAGGAGGAGGCCGACGCCAAGCACGGGAGAATCTCCCTGTCCTCCCCCGTGGGCAGGAGCCTTCTGGGCAGGGCCGTGGGCGACGAGGTCCGGATAAAGGCCCCTGCCAGGATGCTCAGCTACGAAGTCCTGGATGTCACCTTCCAGTAG
- a CDS encoding dihydroorotate dehydrogenase — protein sequence MNTAVSIGKLRLKNPVMTASGTFGYGEEYAEFYDLGRLGAVVMKGISLRPMQGNPAPRIWETPCGMLNAIGLQNVGLKSFLKEKLPFIRQFDTAAVANVLGSTPAEYVKLARALDEAGLDGIELNVSCPNVSRGGMAFCANTRMLGSLVGKVRAAVKGATLIVKLSPSAPDIKAAARAAEDAGAEAVSLINTLPGMAMDLEKRRPVLGNVVGGLSGPAIKPVALRMVWEAAGAVSVPVIGMGGIMNARDALEFILAGARAVAVGTANFVTPTAAVDVVEGIESYMRDKGIEDINDLVGGLLVDNPDH from the coding sequence CTGAACACGGCCGTCTCGATAGGGAAGCTCAGGCTTAAGAACCCGGTGATGACCGCCTCCGGCACCTTCGGCTACGGGGAGGAGTACGCCGAGTTCTACGACTTGGGCCGCCTCGGGGCGGTGGTGATGAAGGGCATTTCCCTCAGGCCCATGCAGGGCAACCCCGCCCCCCGCATCTGGGAGACCCCCTGCGGGATGCTCAATGCCATCGGGCTTCAGAACGTGGGCTTGAAGAGCTTTCTCAAGGAGAAGCTTCCCTTCATCCGGCAGTTCGACACCGCCGCCGTGGCCAATGTCCTGGGGAGCACGCCGGCGGAGTACGTCAAGCTCGCCCGGGCCCTGGACGAGGCGGGCCTTGACGGCATCGAGCTGAACGTCTCCTGCCCCAACGTGAGCAGGGGCGGCATGGCCTTCTGCGCGAACACCCGGATGCTCGGCAGCCTCGTGGGCAAGGTCCGGGCCGCGGTGAAAGGGGCCACCCTCATCGTCAAACTCTCCCCCAGCGCCCCGGACATCAAGGCCGCCGCCCGCGCCGCGGAGGACGCCGGGGCCGAGGCGGTCTCCCTCATAAACACCCTGCCGGGGATGGCCATGGACCTGGAGAAAAGGAGGCCCGTCCTGGGCAATGTCGTCGGGGGGCTCTCCGGACCCGCCATCAAGCCCGTTGCCCTGCGCATGGTCTGGGAGGCGGCCGGCGCGGTGAGCGTGCCGGTCATCGGCATGGGCGGCATCATGAACGCGCGGGACGCCCTGGAGTTCATCCTCGCCGGGGCCCGGGCGGTGGCCGTGGGAACCGCCAATTTCGTCACTCCCACCGCCGCGGTGGACGTCGTGGAGGGCATCGAGAGCTACATGAGGGACAAGGGCATCGAGGACATCAACGACCTCGTGGGCGGGCTCCTGGTTGATAACCCTGACCACTGA
- a CDS encoding diacylglycerol kinase, with amino-acid sequence MPLRQWIRSANYAIEGILHAAKTQRHLRYHFYAAAFVLVGSYALGVTRNEFLFISLAVIAVLMVEMLNSAMEAMVDLFSPEYSEQARNAKDIAAGAVLITAAGAAVMGTIILLPYLKDVFRRGLPTKNHPPDEIAVMAFVVVLIAVVLMKAYFGKGHPFSGGIPSGHAALAFSIWVSVTYCTGNLMASVLSLILALLIAQSRIATKVHKPGEVALGAIVGAGITALLFQFLS; translated from the coding sequence ATGCCGCTTCGGCAATGGATACGCAGTGCCAACTATGCCATCGAAGGAATCCTGCACGCCGCCAAGACCCAGCGCCACCTCCGCTACCACTTCTATGCTGCCGCCTTCGTGCTCGTGGGCAGCTACGCCCTGGGCGTTACACGGAACGAATTTCTCTTCATCTCCCTGGCGGTCATCGCGGTTTTAATGGTCGAGATGCTCAACTCGGCCATGGAGGCCATGGTGGACCTGTTCTCCCCCGAGTACAGCGAGCAGGCCCGAAACGCCAAGGACATAGCGGCAGGGGCGGTGCTCATCACCGCAGCCGGGGCCGCGGTGATGGGCACCATCATCCTTCTGCCGTACCTGAAGGACGTCTTTCGGAGAGGGCTCCCCACAAAGAACCATCCCCCCGACGAGATAGCGGTGATGGCCTTTGTCGTGGTGCTCATCGCGGTGGTCCTCATGAAGGCCTATTTCGGCAAGGGCCATCCCTTCAGCGGGGGGATTCCCAGCGGGCACGCCGCCCTGGCCTTTTCCATCTGGGTCTCGGTGACCTACTGCACCGGCAACCTGATGGCCTCCGTCCTCAGCCTCATTCTGGCCCTCCTCATCGCACAAAGCAGGATAGCCACCAAGGTGCACAAACCGGGCGAGGTGGCCCTGGGGGCAATCGTCGGGGCGGGCATCACGGCCCTGCTGTTTCAGTTTTTGTCATGA